Proteins encoded within one genomic window of Lycium ferocissimum isolate CSIRO_LF1 unplaced genomic scaffold, AGI_CSIRO_Lferr_CH_V1 ctg12526, whole genome shotgun sequence:
- the LOC132041956 gene encoding uncharacterized protein LOC132041956, which produces MNNLERDWMYDRLDGRGGINSSFVTGVDNFIQFALSQRNYMSGNKVRCPCKKCHNIKYMDVEIVEYHLFNFGFVEDYFVWEYQGEKDVIGEIASGNDLHGGSQLESGFDNPYRQMVLDAAGPNFGQGSSSQSYSNIEVDSSHPYEPSMEEEPNPSMEEEPNPESQRFYNLLQVADEKLYPVLLSLNLQ; this is translated from the coding sequence ATGAATAATCTAGAGCGTGATTGGATGTACGATAGGTTGGATGGCCGAGGGGGTATAAACTCTAGCTTTGTAACCGGTGTAGATAATTTTATCCAATTTGCACTTTCTCAACGAAATTACATGAGCGGTAACAAGGTTAGATGTCCATGTAAAAAATGTCACAACATTAAATACATGGATGTTGAAATCGTTGAATATCACCTTTTTAATTTTGGATTTGTTGAGGACTATTTTGTTTGGGAGTATCAAGGGGAAAAAGATGTGATCGGTGAGATAGCTTCTGGTAATGATTTGCACGGTGGTTCTCAACTTGAATCGGGATTCGATAATCCATACCGACAAATGGTCTTGGATGCAGCTGGTCCCAACTTTGGTCAGGGTTCGAGTTCGCAATCTTATAGCAATATTGAAGTTGATTCTTCTCATCCTTATGAACCTTCAATGGAGGAGGAGCCTAATCCTTCAATGGAGGAGGAGCCTAATCCCGAGTCCCAAAGATTTTACAATTTGCTACAAGTCGCCGATGAAAAATTATATccggttcttctctctctcaaCTTGCAGTAG
- the LOC132041958 gene encoding uncharacterized protein LOC132041958: MIRHNLDVMHIEKNVFDNVFNTVLNIDNKTKDNLQSRQDMVNYCDRPQLAKDTSGKYPKAIYTIDKEERAILFNWVKGLKFPDGYVSNLGRCPDTNAKRLFGMKSHDCHVFMQRLMPIAFRELLPSNVWQALTELSLFFKDLTSTTLRVDDMERLEADIPQILCKLERIFPPGFFDSMEHLPVHLPYEAKIAGPVQYRWMYPFERYLGTLKRMIGNKASVEGSICEAYLMKESTYLFSHYFEPHVITRNHDVDRNDDGGAVEDLEGNLSIFTHPGRLWGEAKKRNLSLEEIKAAQTYILLNCKEVEPFVSMYVQRLQGEFPNLSQGQIDESLEAYFSIWFKEYVRCNHIENKFLRSLAHGPLIGATCHFVYFTNGYKFHTVKIGYPILTMVAQDNMVAQDQQ; this comes from the exons ATGATTCGACATAATCTTGACGTCatgcatattgaaaaaaatgtCTTTGATAATGTATTTAATACAGTTCTTAATATTGATAACAAAACCAAAGACAATCTACAATCACGTCAAGATATGGTAAATTACTGCGATCGACCACAGTTGGCAAAGGACACTAGTGGAAAATATccaaaagctatatatacaatagATAAGGAAGAAAGAGCTATCTTGTTCAATTGGGTGAAGGGTTTGAAGTTTCCAGATGGGTATGTTTCGAATTTGGGTAGATGTCCAGACACAAACGCGAAAAGATTATTTGGCATGAAAAGTCATGATTGCCATGTGTTCATGCAACGACTAATGCCTATTGCTTTTCGTGAACTGCTTCCCAGTAATGTGTGGCAAGCACTTACAGAATtgagcttattttttaaagatctTACTTCGACCACTCTACGAGTGGATGACATGGAAAGATTAGAGGCAGACATCCCGCAAATCTTGTGTAAGTTAGAACGTATATTTCCCCCTGGGTTCTTTGACTCAATGGAACATCTGCCTGTGCACCTGCCATATGAAGCAAAGATTGCTGGACCTGTACAATATCGATGGATGTATCCTTTTGAAAG GTACCTCGGAACTCTTAAAAGAATGATTGGGAATAAAGCTAGTGTTGAGGGTTCCATTTGTGAAGCATACTTGATGAAGGAGTCAACATATTTGTTTTCTCATTATTTTGAACCTCATGTCATAACACGTAATCACGATGTGGACCGTAATGATGATGGTGGTGCTGTAGAAGATCTTGAAGGAAATTTATCAATATTCACCCATCCCGGTCGACTATGGGGAGAAGCAAAAAAGAGGAATTTATCCCTTGAAGAAATCAAGGCTGCCCAAACTTACATTTTACTAAATTGTAAAGAGGTTGAACCGTTTGTGAG TATGTACGTGCAACGTCTACAAGGCGAATTCCCGAATCTATCTCAAGGTCAAATAGACGAGAGCCTTGAAGCATATTTCTCTATATGGTTCAAGGAATAT GTCCGCTGCAACCATATTGAGAATAAATTCTTGCGTAGTCTTGCTCATGGACCACTAATAGGCGCTACATGTCATTTCGTGTATTTTACCAATGGATACAAATTTCACACGGTTAAAATAggataccctattttaaccatGGTAGCGCAAGATAACATGGTAGCGCAAGATCAACAATGA